Proteins from a genomic interval of Rosa chinensis cultivar Old Blush chromosome 2, RchiOBHm-V2, whole genome shotgun sequence:
- the LOC112187402 gene encoding U-box domain-containing protein 6: MDQYKISSSNQSHTENPLHTKKTEPGELRELPSMEELLLQNLVTGDAEAQIRAATQLGNLSSKQRHSLAERGVMLPLISMLHSQDFEAIEAALLALLSLAFGSERNKRRILKYGALPAVLSLLQCGSKALMELTITALMILSSCKANKLSIASSGAIEQIIEILNRDYANANGMNTNKDTITISMQARLDAVATLHNLSTCHHIMPSLVSSGVVSSLLQIIRSCEKPSQLVEKAIALLDDIVSSSKIPLKETAGTCGAIGALVETLEEGSMESKEHAVRILLFICQSCRENYGGLILREGVMPGLLQLKVDGTWRAKTMAEELLLLLRDCSSYGPSNQQSRNEVIEQIMQEIDAEGEEVAGSTALRLLAKLSIMQ, translated from the exons ATGGATCAGTACAAAATCTCTTCAAGCAACCAATCCCACACAGAAAACCCTTTACATACAAAAAAAACAGAACCTGGAGAGCTTAGAGAGCTTCCTTCCATGGAGGAACTTCTGCTCCAAAATCTAGTCACCGGAGACGCTGAAGCGCAGATTCGGGCTGCTACTCAACTCGGTAACCTAAGCAGCAAGCAAAGGCACAGTTTGGCTGAGAGAGGTGTTATGCTTCCATTGATATCAATGCTTCATTCCCAAGACTTTGAAGCCATTGAAGCTGCTCTCTTAGCTCTGCTTAGTCTTGCCTTTGGTAGTGAAAG GAACAAGAGACGGATTTTGAAATACGGGGCTTTACCGGCGGTGCTAAGCCTCCTTCAATGTGGAAGCAAAGCGTTGATGGAGCTCACAATAACAGCTTTGATGATTCTCTCATCTTGCAAGGCAAACAAGTTATCAATTGCCTCGTCTGGAGCCATTGAGCAAATCATTGAAATTCTCAATCGAGACTATGCTAATGCTAATGGCATGAACACAAACAAGGACACGATCACTATCAGCATGCAAGCCAGACTTGATGCCGTGGCTACACTCCACAACCTCTCAACTTGCCATCATATTATGCCATCTTTGGTCTCTTCTGGTGTAGTTTCCTCCTTGCTGCAAATAATCCGCAGCTGCGAAAAACCGTCCCAACTGGTTGAGAAGGCTATTGCATTACTTGATGACATTGTTTCTTCATCCAAGATTCCGCTCAAGGAAACAGCCGGAACTTGTGGGGCAATTGGGGCATTAGTTGAGACCCTTGAAGAGGGATCAATGGAAAGCAAAGAGCACGCGGTGAGAATCCTGCTGTTCATATGCCAGAGCTGCAGAGAAAACTACGGAGGATTGATTTTACGGGAAGGAGTAATGCCCGGGTTGCTGCAGTTGAAAGTAGATGGAACATGGAGGGCAAAAACTATGGCAGAGGAATTGCTGTTGCTTTTGAGGGACTGCTCGAGTTATGGTCCGAGTAATCAACAGTCCAGGAATGAGGTTATAGAGCAGATTATGCAAGAAATTGATGCAGAAGGAGAGGAAGTTGCTGGGAGTACAGCACTGAGGCTGCTCGCGAAGCTCAGCATCATGCAATGA
- the LOC112189736 gene encoding LOW QUALITY PROTEIN: putative pentatricopeptide repeat-containing protein At3g01580 (The sequence of the model RefSeq protein was modified relative to this genomic sequence to represent the inferred CDS: inserted 1 base in 1 codon; substituted 1 base at 1 genomic stop codon) codes for MKRREALVNLFQACNARKPLAELHSQTLKSGLTNDTFFATKLIALYSKHESLGHARKVFDETPQRSVHLWNATLRSYCREKQWEETLFLFDKMLLSDRMPDNFTISIALKACAGLRVLEYGRVVHGFVKRNEKIAVDVFVGSALIEFYSKCGKMGEAVKVFDEFSQPDVFLWTNMVTGYEQNGNAVEALEFLSRMVMVGRVKPERVTLVSAVSACAQLSSFRLGSCVHGVAVRNGFNSDLCLVNSLLNLYAKTGSIRTATSLFWKMPEKDVISWSSMIACYTHNGDVLEALDLFREMIDRGVEPNSVTVSNALQACAVACNLDEGKKIHELATRKGFELDVTVATALIDMYMKCSEPQEAVDLFRRMPKKDVVSWVALLSGYAQHGMAYKSMGIFRNMLLDETQPDAVAMVKILAACAELGNLQQALCLHAYVIKTAFKDNIFVGASLIELYSKCGSIDNAVRLFEGMAYKDVVIWSAMIAGYGVHGQGGEALKAFDHMVKHAAVTPNDVTFTSVLSACSHSGLVEEGLGIFNMMLHQYQLKPRPEHYGILVDLLGRTGELDKAMEIVERMPNPAAPHVWGALLGACRIHNNIELGEVVAKRLLELEPDHAGYYILLSNIYAMDDKWENVFNLRTSIRKKGLKKIFGQSVVVAGSEIRSFVAGDRFHPEFDXIYGLLRKXEVKMRQGIGGENVTISQFSLFCAEKY; via the exons ATGAAAAGGCGGGAAGCTCTAGTTAATCTATTTCAAGCATGTAACGCTAGGAAACCATTAGCAGAGTTACACTCTCAAACCCTCAAATCTGGGCTCACAAATGACACCTTCTTCGCCACAAAGCTCATTGCTCTGTATTCGAAACACGAGTCACTCGGGCACGCCCGTAAGGTGTTCGACGAAACGCCTCAAAGAAGTGTCCATCTGTGGAACGCTACACTCCGGAGCTACTGTAGAGAGAAGCAATGGGAAGAGACATTGTTTCTCTTTGATAAGATGTTATTATCGGATCGAATGCCGGATAATTTCACTATATCTATTGCTCTCAAGGCTTGTGCCGGGTTAAGGGTACTTGAGTATGGGAGAGTAGTGCACGGGTTTGTGAAGAGGAATGAGAAGATTGCGGTGGATGTGTTTGTGGGTTCGGCGTTGATTGAGTTTTATTCCAAGTGTGGGAAGATGGGCGAGGCGGTGAAAGTGTTCGATGAATTTTCACAACCGGATGTGTTTCTGTGGactaatatggttactggatatgagcagAATGGTAATGCTGTGGAAGCATTGGAGTTTCTGTCCAGAATGGTGATGGTTGGGCGGGTTAAGCCTGAGCGAGTGACGCTTGTTAGTGCTGTTTCTGCTTGTGCTCAGCTTTCGAGTTTTAGACTTGGAAGTTGTGTTCATGGTGTTGCTGTTAGGAATGGGTTCAATTCTgatttgtgtttggtaaattcaTTGCTAAATCTATATGCAAAAACGGGTTCTATCAGAACTGCCACTAGCTTGTTTTGGAAGATGCCAGAAAAAGATGTTATTTCTTGGAGTTCCATGATTGCTTGTTACACTCATAATGGGGATGTACTCGAAGCGTTGGATCTTTTCAGAGAAATGATTGATAGGGGAGTTGAGCCTAATTCAGTAACTGTGAGCAATGCATTACAAGCGTGTGCAGTGGCCTGTAACTTAGACGAGGGTAAAAAAATCCATGAACTTGCCACTAGGAAAGGTTTCGAGTTAGATGTCACAGTAGCTACAGCCCTGATCGACATGTACATGAAGTGCTCTGAACCTCAAGAAGCAGTTGATCTCTTCAGAAGAATGCCGAAGAAAGATGTGGTTTCTTGGGTTGCTTTGTTAAGTGGGTATGCTCAACATGGGATGGCATACAAATCGATGGGGATCTTTCGTAACATGCTATTAGATGAAACTCAACCTGATGCTGTTGCTATGGTTAAGATTCTTGCAGCGTGTGCAGAATTAGGGAACCTTCAACAAGCTCTTTGCCTCCATGCTTATGTGATTAAAACTGCCTTCAAGGATAATATCTTCGTTGGAGCTTCACTCATAGAGCTGTACTCAAAATGTGGTAGCATAGACAATGCAGTCCGATTATTTGAAGGGATGGCGTACAAGGATGTTGTTATCTGGAGTGCAATGATTGCAGGTTACGGAGTCCATGGACAAGGAGGAGAAGCTTTGAAAGCATTTGATCATATGGTTAAGCACGCAGCTGTTACGCCTAATGATGTAACATTTACCTCTGTTTTATCTGCGTGTAGCCATTCAGGTTTGGTTGAAGAAGGTTTGGGGATATTCAATATGATGTTGCATCAATACCAACTGAAGCCCAGACCCGAGCATTACGGAATACTGGTTGATCTTCTTGGCCGAACAGGAGAGTTGGACAAGGCCATGGAAATTGTTGAGCGAATGCCAAACCCAGCCGCACCCCATGTTTGGGGAGCCTTGCTTGGTGCATGTCGGATTCATAACAATATCGAGCTGGGAGAGGTTGTAGCAAAAAGACTTTTGGAGTTAGAACCGGATCATGCAGGTTATTACATACTGCTGTCAAATATATATGCCATGGATGATAAATGGGAAAATGTATTTAATCTTAGAACTTCCATAAGGAAGAAGGGGTTAAAGAAGATCTTTGGACAGAGTGTGGTTGTGGCAGGGAGTGAGATCCGTAGTTTTGTTGCCGGAGATAGATTTCATCCTGAATTTG CAATCTATGGATTGCTGAGGAAATAAGAGGTGAAAATGAGACAGGGAATTGGAGGTGAAAATGTAACCATATCTCAGTTTTCCTTGTTTTGTGcagaaaaatattga
- the LOC112188779 gene encoding ribosomal RNA-processing protein 8, translating to MESSKKRKGAKRRRHTASNENPKPERVNENKEEQNPKASKRRKSQGPVSNSSSFLDKMKAKLSGGHFRMLNEKLYTCTGEEALEYFNDDPTLFDTYHAGYQEQMSHWPELPVNIIIKWLKDHSPSLVVADFGCGDARLAKSVKNKVFSFDLISNDPSVISCDMANTPLCSSSVDVAVFCLSLMGTNFPSYLNEAHRILKPRGWLLIAEVKSRFDSNTGGADPKKFTKAVCDLGFTSVAKDFSNKMFILFYFKKKEEQISKKKDIDWPELKPCLYKRR from the exons ATGGAATCAAGCAAAAAGCGAAAAGGGGCGAAGAGGCGTCGCCACACAGCTTCAAACGAAAACCCCAAACCCGAAAGAgtcaatgaaaacaaagaagaacaaaacccaaaagCTTCTAAGCGCAGAAAATCTCAGGGACCGGTCTCCAACTCCTCCAGTTTTCTCGATAAG ATGAAAGCTAAGCTGTCAGGAGGGCACTTCAGAATGCTTAATGAGAAGCTCTACACTTGCAC tgggGAAGAGGCGCTTGAGTATTTCAATGACGACCCAACATTGTTTGATACA TACCATGCAGGATATCAAGAGCAAATGTCGCATTGGCCTGAGCTGCCGGTGAATATAATTATAAAATGGCTAAAAGATCACAGCCCGTCTCTAGTTGTGGCTGATTTTGGATGTG GGGATGCACGCCTTGCAAAAAGTGTGAAGAACAAAGTTTTCTCCTTTGATCTCATTTCAAATGATCCTTCAGTAATTTCTTGTGATATGGCAAAT ACTCCCCTTTGCTCTTCATCAGTAGATGTTGCTGTATTCTGCCTGTCATTGATGGGGACTAATTTCCCAAGTTACCTTAACGAAGCACACAGAATTCTTAAGCCACG TGGCTGGCTTTTGATAGCAGAAGTGAAGAGCAGATTTGATTCCAATACTGGAGGAGCAGACCCCAAGAAGTTCACAAAAGCAGTTTGTGATTTAGGATTTACCTCTGTGGCGAAG GATTTCTCAAATAAGATGTTTATATTGTTTTACTTCAAGAAAAAG GAGGAGCAAATTTCGAAGAAAAAGGATATTGATTGGCCCGAGTTGAAACCTTGTCTGTATAAGCGCCGCTGA
- the LOC112185296 gene encoding transmembrane protein 245-like: protein MTSYTTDFPPPIKHRGRRRKRKPDPADADPHSEPEPHPPPRLTRDQSLRLPTDPHVRIGMYVALAHAGLAFSLALLYGVTKLLEGYWRPIQWAILCSMPLRELHTALVSFWSDSLNLGLLETLIALPRAAVRATTASLVDSRTAIHRLLKRPSPPRPKKNFSFSKIIQRLITFALFVILYENIGFYTIPAFAIACFVACVLGYRSIVIDPGVTTTLSALSRHGSRLKLRNSNRVSRYITSLMLKRLKTTVAIGLIMVMIVGTLFGMVFFSYKIGMEGKFAVISMKVHLEHQLEQNYNYAERVGLKKWMDENQIPELIDDYATKFYETVLLNIDSWAADYNVTEIVDSLRHYLTSNDSSPVDISSNGGVGNIDHKQINSNINRPLSEKFHNIQSRVRNREWGVIYRDVDDIFHFRKFMSMIAKEDLAEKAKAYLLQGLDISRRLLTSSTTVLAGGANILLFMAVSLVSGAAGLFNFIFELTVFFWLLYYLITTDSGGVMDHVLGMLPLSRSTRVRCAQVLDHAVSSVLLAAAKVTFFQGCLTYLLFRFYQIHFLYMSTSLALMSAVLQITPAWLLSIPAALQLGMEAKYLDAILLTSIHQILLEYGTAAIQDEIPGQNAYLTGLSILGGIALFPSMLEGAIMGPLLMTVMIAFKNLYVEFVLSSGQ from the exons ATGACGTCATACACCACCGATTTCCCTCCTCCCATTAAACACCGTGGCCGCCGCCGCAAAAGAAAACCCGACCCCGCCGATGCCGACCCTCACTCCGAACCCGAACCGCACCCGCCGCCGCGCCTCACCCGAGACCAATCGTTGCGGCTGCCGACCGACCCCCACGTCCGGATCGGAATGTACGTGGCCCTGGCCCACGCCGGACTAGCTTTCTCACTCGCGCTCCTCTACGGCGTCACGAAGCTTCTAGAAGGCTACTGGCGCCCAATCCAATGGGCCATTCTCTGTTCCATGCCTCTCCGCGAGCTCCACACTGCTCTGGTTTCGTTCTGGTCTGACTCTCTCAATCTCGGCCTGTTAGAAACCCTCATTGCGCTCCCACGCGCCGCGGTACGCGCCACCACCGCCTCCCTCGTCGACTCCCGCACTGCCATTCACCGCCTCCTCAAACGCCCCAGCCCGCCTCGCCCGAAAAAGAATTTCAG CTTCTCAAAAATTATACAACGGCTTATCACGTTTGCCCTATTTGTGATTCTATATGAGAACATAGGCTTTTACACTATCCCGGCATTTGCAATTGCTTGCTTTGTAGCTTGTGTTTTGGGTTACAGAAGCATAGTGATCGATCCTGGTGTGACTACTACACTTTCGGCACTTTCGCGCCACGGAAGTAGGTTGAAACTGAGGAATAGTAACAGGGTTAGCAGGTACATTACTAGTTTGATGCTCAAAAGGTTGAAGACGACGGTTGCGATTGGCTTGATCATGGTTATGATAGTGGGGACTTTGTTTGGGATGGTTTTCTTTTCGTATAAGATTGGAATGGAAGGGAAGTTTGCTGTGATTTCGATGAAAGTTCATTTGGaacaccaactggagcagaatTACAACTATGCGGAGAGAGTTGGGTTGAAGAAATGGATGGATGAGAATCAAATTCCGGAGTTGATTGATGATTATGCGACGAAGTTTTATGAGACAGTGTTGCTGAATATCGATTCTTGGGCAGCGGATTACAATGTGACTGAGATTGTGGACAGTCTGAGGCATTATTTGACTAGTAATGATTCTTCTCCAGTCGACATTTCGAGTAATGGTGGTGTTGGCAATATTGATCATAAGCAGATCAATAGCAATATCAATCGGCCCTTGTCTGAGAAGTTTCATAACATTCAATCGAGGGTGAGGAACAGAGAATGGGGAGTGATCTATAGGGATGTTGatgatatttttcattttaggaaattcATGTCTATGATTGCTAAGGAAGACTTGGCAGAGAAAGCGAAAGCATATTTGTTACAGGGATTGGACATTTCGAGAAGGTTACTTACTAGTAGTACTACGGTTTTGGCCGGAGGTGCAAATATTTTGCTGTTCATGGCAGTCTCACTTGTTTCAGGTGCTGCTGGATTGTTCAATTTCATCTTTGAATTGACAGTGTTCTTCTGGCTTTTGTATTACCTAATCACCACGGACTCAGGAGGTGTTATGGATCATGTTTTGGGGATGCTGCCACTTTCAAGATCGACAAGGGTTAGATGTGCCCAAGTGCTTGATCATGCTGTCAGCAGTGTGCTGTTGGCTGCTGCTAAGGTCACATTCTTTCAAGGATGCCTCACATATCTCTTGTTCAGATTCTACCAGATTCATTTCTTGTACATGTCTACATCCCTTGCCCTGATGAGTGCCGTTTTGCAAATTACACCGGCTTGGCTTTTGTCAATCCCGGCAGCGCTGCAACTGGGCATGGAAGCGAAATATCTAGACGCCATTTTGTTGACGTCAATCCATCAAATACTGCTGGAATATGGAACTGCTGCTATCCAAGATGAGATTCCAGGACAGAATGCCTACCTCACCGGGCTTAGCATACTTGGTGGCATTGCTCTTTTCCCATCCATGTTAGAA ggAGCAATTATGGGGCCTTTGCTGATGACAGTCATGATTGCCTTCAAAAATCTGTACGTAGAATTCGTTCTTTCTTCCGGACAGTAG
- the LOC112188778 gene encoding serine/threonine-protein kinase STY13, giving the protein MGSGNGVYAVGSFDLDAKWLIDPKHLFVGPKIGEGAHAKVYEGKYKNQNVAVKIVNRGETPEEIARREARFAREVAMLSRVQHKNLVKFIGACKEPVMVIVTELLLGGTLRKYLFSMRPRCLDMPVAVGFALDIARATECLHSHGIIHRDLKPENLILTADHKTVKLADFGLAREESLTEMMTAETGTYRWMAPELYSTVTLRHGEKKHYNHKVDAYSFAIVLWELIHNKLPFEGMSNLQAAYAAAFKNVRPSAEDLPEDLALIVTSCWKEDPNDRPNFSQIIQMLMHYLSTIAPSKPAIPQRIFRSDNAVLPPESPGTSSLMATHNESGETPKADMEEKPKGFFFCFNMCC; this is encoded by the exons ATGGGATCTGGTAATGGGGTTTATGCAGTTGGGAGTTTTGATTTGGATGCCAAGTGGCTCATCGATCCAAAGCATCTTTTTGTTGGGCCCAAAATCGGGGAGGGTGCTCATGCCAAAGTCTATGAAGGAAA ATATAAGAACCAAAATGTTGCTGTGAAAATTGTCAATAGAGGAGAGACCCCAGAAGAGATTGCCAGGAGAGAAGCACGGTTTGCAAGGGAGGTGGCTATGTTGTCCAGAGTGCAGCACAAAAATTTAGTGAAG TTCATTGGTGCCTGCAAAGAACCTGTCATGGTCATAGTGACTGAGCTTCTTCTTGGGGGGACATTGCGCAAATACTTGTTCAGTATGCGGCCAAGGTGCTTGGACATGCCTGTGGCAGTTGGGTTTGCACTTGATATTGCTCGTGCTACGGAATGCTTACACTCTCATGGAATCATTCACCGGGACCTGAAACCTG AGAACTTGATTTTGACTGCAGACCATAAAACAGTTAAACTTGCGGATTTTGGCTTAGCAAGAGAAGAGTCATTAACAGAAATGATGACTGCTGAAACTGGGACATACCGGTGGATGGCTCCTGAG CTTTATAGCACAGTTACATTAAGACATGGAGAGAAGAAGCATTACAATCATAAGGTGGATGCTTATAGCTTTGCAATTGTATTGTGGGAACTCATTCATAATAAGCTGCCCTTTGAAGGCATGTCAAATTTGCAAGCAGCATATGCAGCTGCTTTTAAG AATGTGAGGCCAAGTGCTGAAGACCTGCCAGAGGATTTGGCTTTGATAGTAACCTCCTGTTGGAAAGAGGATCCAAATGATCGGCCCAACTTTAGCCAAATTATACAGATGCTTATGCATTATCTCTCTACTATTGCACCATCAAAACCCGCAATCCCCCAACGGATATTCAGATCTGATAATGCTGTACTGCCTCCTGAGTCTCCCGGTACTAGTTCTTTGATGGCTACACACAATGAATCGGGCGAAACCCCTAAAGCAGACATGGAAGAGAAGCCCAAAGGTTTTTTCTTCTGCTTTAACATGTGTTGTTGA